The stretch of DNA TTCCTTCAGAAGGGTGCAGTCCCTTGCCTTTCCTCAGATGCCATTTATTGCTCCTTGTTGTCCTTCTTTGCATCTTCacagttttcctcctcctcttcctcgtCCTCCTCCTGCACGAGGAACTCTTCAGGCGGCCATCTCAGCTCCCCGCTCTCCACATCCCCCTCCGTGGGCTCCACCACAATGGAGGGCAGGCGGTCCTTCAGCTTACAGTAACGATCAAAGTCCGAGGGGTCAGGGAAGATCTGAAAGAGCCAAGGAACAGGCTTGTGAGAGGGGCTGCATTCACACAGTCTCAGCCAAAACCCAGCTCGAGACATTTAGGTCTCCTGGGCAGACTAGTCTGGACACAGAGTCAACCACTGAGTGATGGGAATACTCTTGAACTTGTAAATAACCTTTTCAAGTCTCCAAGTAATGGAAATGAGCACTGCCCAAGAGGCTTCTGAAGCACGCGCTTGCTTGGATAGTGCTCAGCAAATAGGTGTCTGCCCTTTTGGATATTTATCCAAATGCCTctcccccccagccctgcttttGCATTAATGCTCTTGAGTTTGCACACAGAGCTATCTCGATCAGAGAATCTGAGAtctcatttcctgctgctggtcaGGCTGCACATGAAAACAGGCTTGTTctccaggccctgctgctgggaggcaggaggctCATGGCAAGCCAGGGCCCGCGCAGCAAGGGCCTGTGCCTGGTATCACTCCAGGGCCACAGTGCCAGCCTGAAATAGCCCAGCTGCATTTTAGAGATAATTTTGGCAGTGTTCTGCACACTACAGCTACCATacatcagcagcaaaactgaGCAGGACACTCATTTTATGGAAGGGCTAGGGACTGGACCACACTTCTTCAGGAAAGGGGTACCTGTGCCATAGCCAGCAGTTATGCACTGTATTTCTCATGCAGTGATTATGAGGACTCCTTGAtctccagcccctcaaggtGCACAGACCTTACCCATTCCCTCCCACCCATTGCTTGCCACATGGATGCACTGCAGCAGTACCAGGGCCCACACTCACTGGTAGTGCCACTGGGATGCACACTTTGGTCCTACTAGGAACTGAGGCAAAGCACAAGTACAGGAataaaactgctgctgcagcattaGCAGCAGCTTTGCATGACTAGATTGCAACGTGAACAGAAAAGGTTGTGTTACTTGTGGGTAACTTGCTAGGGGAACAGCTTCAAATCCCATCTCATCCAGAAGGGAACTGCTGGGTGCTAAGATCCACTTGCCACATCAGATCTCCTGGTTAGTAACCAGAAGTTTAAACAACCAGAAGGTTAAACCACCACCTGCTATTTCAAACAATTTTATCAGTGCCCATTTCACATTAGAGTTGCATTTAAACAccccaaagaagaaaatgacaaaGTGCATTTTCCCCTTGAGGTTGTAGGCCAGGTGAGAAGTCATGTGGCTGTACTCTTCTTTGAAAGTCATCTGCATTCAAGTGAGTCGCAAGAGCATCcttgcagggagcagcactgccagtcTGAGAGCAAGACCTGATCTGCTTTGATCTTTGTGGTTCCAGATACCAAAGCAGACTCCCTGTCCAGGAGCCCTGAGCATTAACCATGAAGCCTCTTTCTCCTTGTGCCAATCATGTGGGTACCCACCACCTTGGGAAGCCCTGGCCACAGAAAGTGAAATAACATCCTATCAACTCCTTCTTTAGCCTAGCAACTATTAACTACAGCATCACCTCCTTGGCAACATTCAGTCTTCTACTGTTCAGCCTCATTTCTCCCTCACATCCAAAGCTTTGTGGCAATGAGACTGCCAAGCTGAGAAAGCCACCCAGCTGCTACCTAATGCAAAGCCAGGCAAGGTAACAAAGGCATGCACAAATCAGGGGCTGGTTGCACATGATCATCTGGTCCTGGGGACAGTGGTGCAAGAGACCAGCTCCCACCATCCACGTTTTTCAGGTGCacaagagcagctgaggtccTTTGAGCACAGCCACATCAACCTGGGCATCACAGTGTGAGCTACTTGCTATTAGTCACTCCCCGCACCGGTGAGACAGCAACTGTTTCTTGGAGCTTTGTGGCTTCTGCTTGGCCAAACAAAGGCAGTTTCAGGCACACAGTGCATTACTGAAAGTACAGTCAGTGGCTCTTAAGCATCAAGTTACCTAAACCtaggatggggaaaaaaaatacccttgaCATTACATGGTTTAGAAGgttgcagtggaaaaaaaagtgtggttCAAGAGGTTACATAAGCTGATAATGTCATGAAAATAGCCTCCTATGCAAGAAAAATAGCAGTATAATAATTAAACTAACCTTTGGCTGCTATTATTTTAAGCACATTAGGTCAAATTGGAgcaatttctttgaaaatagcctgccagatttttttccagaaactaAGTAGTAGTCATTTCCTTACAAACAAATATCCACAAAATGTGGTGAGCAgcttttttaataataaaaaaaaacccagcacaatCTTATCTcaagcagctgcaggacaggcCGAACCCAAGAAGGTCAGGATTTTTTCCACTAAGTCATGCTTTTTAATCGTTGAGGCAGCATGAAGGGAGATGTTGCAACTGCACTTTGAAGGGGCGTGGACAgtcaatggaaaaaatacagaaaggcaGATTTCCTCCAATGTGACAGGCAGGGCGACAGCAGGCCAAGCACCAGGGCCCAAGGCAAGAGGGTTTAAGACTAAGTGTACATGTGAGGAAGCCAAGTGGAAAGGTTACCCCAACCAGCCTCCCCACTCCTCTTTATAGAAAAGGATAAGCAAGCACCAGctctctctgtcctgctccagtAGTGCCATGCTACATTGGTTCCACAGACCTAATCTGGTCCCACTCCAGATTTAGAcaatggggaggaaaaaaaacctccctaACTTGCAGCAAGCTCCatgctgggaatgcagcagctcagctctgaccTGGGAGCTCTGCACCCTCCAGCAAAGCAGCCAGAACAGCAAAACTCGCCTCCAAGCCTTTCTGCTGACATTACCCTGCTCAGGAGCAGGGGAGCAAGACACTGCACCTCCCACCCCACAAAGAGGGCAACAGACTCGAGTTAGCTTCTCCCTCTCATTCATGACACAGAGCCACCTTGCACACAGCTGAGGCAGATGCCTTCCCCTGGCTGACCTGGTCACTTGATGAGGGACAAGTGACAACCAACTGGTTGTGATGGCTGCCTAAAAGCAAATTTAGCAACAATTCAAAGGTATCTTCCACCCCTTCACTTGCATGATACCGCACAAGGGGCTGCAACTGCTTCCACAGAGCCTCCCCCTGTAGCTGGGCCCTAATCCTCACCATGGAGAGACACATCCAACACCTCTAGACCCACAGAGGACACGTATGTTGCTTCTTGCACTACTCAACACAGCTTCTTGCTAACGGCAAGACTGGTTTTTACAGGGCCCTCTGGATTTATGTCTGGGGAACTGCTCTCCTCATGAACTTACCCAGATCACACACAAATCTACCAAATTCTTgccttgcagctggaaagggcagggaaaagcagaacttGAAACAAAAGCTTGAAATGATTTTAGGAAGATCATGTTTGCCTCTGCTTCAGATGATCTAGCTTTGCTATCCTCAGATGAAGTCTTGGCAACAAGAACGGAAAGTTTTCATTGCCCTGGGGAGGCTCATACCCTCTCTCAGCATTCACAGGGATGGAGAAACACCAAAAGCAGGAGAGATGTCAGACAATTAAGAAGATTAGCTCAGCACTACCATAATCCAAGTGACACTTGTAAATTCAAAACAACTTCCACATGTGTACTCCATACCAACACCCATAGTTAAAATGCTTGTCTCCCCTCCCATGGGGCTGAAAACTATTTAAATTGTATTACAGGGAGACTAAAGAAATGAGATCTTTCCAAATTAAGTTACTGGTTTGGGGGAAAGCGTTGCTTCATTGTGGTAGCACTATACAAGACTGCAAAGTCCGTACTGGGAGACATCCCACTTCAGGTACAGGATACACACCCCTGATGGACACATCTCACTCATCCTCCCTGGGCTGAAGAGCTGAATTTTGTGCCTCTTCAGCAGTATCGAGGCAATATTCCAAATCCCAAACCATCATTtaagttctgaaaataaaactttactGCCATTGAGAAGCATGGCAAGTTCATTTCAGGAAGTATCTCACCCACCTCTCAGTGTCCTCTTTGGAGGACTTCTCCAGCTACAATGCATACATTTACTCACACAGTAGTCATGACTTGAGAACGAGCTCCAAGTATGTACATAGCAGCTGTGACTCAAGGTGATGAGCCACAACAACTCCCCAGCCACAGAAATACTGCCCTGTCTCAGGTCATGATGTCAGGGAAACTTCCTACATCTAACCATTTTCCCTCAGAGTAACAAGGCATCAAAGTAGGGGGGAAAAACACGCTCTGAGGTGTTCCAATGAGCTGCTGTCCTCAGTTTGGACTTCAGTGGAACACTTGTGCACAGCATAGCTGCAAACATGATTACTTTTGGATCTGTTTATCCCATATCCTGCTTCGGCCTTCATTTAGGTCCCAGACCCTGGAATACACATTGACTCTGCCTCCTAATCTTGTCTAGCAGCTGTGCTTGCTATCACCACCTTTTTGCAGCCTTGCCTCAAAACCTTCcacagcagcaagcagcagctctgctgaaggacTTCCCCTGCACAAATCAAGGCTGCACAGACATGAAGCACCTCACAAGAAAACAATTACAGAGGAAGTACAATTTCCATTGAGCCAACAGCCCCATGGTCATTAACATACTGGTGGTCATTTAATTGGAGGGATCCAGCAAACACAGCTCAAGCCCCTCAGCATGGGAAGCCAGTgcttccccagggctggtgaAGAGAGGTTGCACTCACCAGAAATGACTTCCCCAACACCAAGCTTTTGGCACAGCCACTGGATAGAGCCTTAAGCCTATTTACCCAGATTCAGCTACTCTGACATGCTTCCCAGCAAGCTGTGGCTGTGATTAACCTAGACAGATCCCAGCATGAGATCACGACTTAATAGAGCTCAAGCTCCCCATGACAACCAAACCTCAGCTGATGGCATGAGGCAAGCTCAGCCCCCACAGGCCAGTCTCCTACACGGGAGCCTGAAGGACCAGCAAGTcaccagccagcagcaaagcagcacactCAACTCAGGACACTGCCTTTGCTCAGAACACACACTTTGGAACTTGAAGTATTTTCCATTGTGCTCAGACCCTGCTCCACTTCCAAGAAGCAAGGTAGGATTCTGGTCAAGGCACTGTTTTGACAGCAGCTCCATGAAATGATTAATTCAGCCTCAGTTTCAGTGGCATTGTTTGTGCCACTgggagacagcagcagaggacaAGCTGGTAGAGTGCTGATGAGGCTCTTCAAAGAATGGGTATTTCTAGGGCTGGGAAACAGCAAACAGTGCACTAGctctggctggcagcaggaacagcccagCTCACTGGACATTGCCAGGCAGGAAGTGCATGAAGCCCTCCATAGCCACATCTGTTTGTAGCAGGGGCAACTTGAGCCATCAGCTGCATTTCAATGAGTTTTTTGTTTAGTAAGTCCCATGGGAATTATGGGACATCTATTAAAGATCCAGAAATAGCTTCTCACTGCAGGCACAAGACCCAGCATGACATCATCTCTTCAGTCACATCTTCTGTTTTGTCTATGCTGCCCTGTTCTGGGACTAATGCCCCAAATTCACCACTCACTTCTGCTCAGGCCCTTGAAATCTGTTGACTGAACCATCTTCAGGGGGCTCAGCAGCTTGCTGtcacaaatacagaaatgaaaggTGTCTTGCAGAGGAAGATTTTGAAGCTAGCACACTAGCTTACAAGCATTTTGCATATTAACTGGAAAAAGGGCATTCCTATGATGAGAAAGCACATTTGCCTTAAGCCTATGGAGGCAACTCAGTTAATACTGGTATTACCTCTGCAGTCTGAGTTTTCACACCATTGAGCAGTGATGATCAGCCCAGCAAAGGGCACAGTGCTTCACCAGGGAGGGGAGTACAGAGCTTCAGCTAATGTCCAGGACAGAGAGACACCCCAGGGGGTGgaagatgcagaagaaaaaaagtcaacaacCCAAGTTCCCTTCATAAGGGCCAAGACAGAGAGGAGCCCTGAAGTTCAATGAACTCCACAAGACAGAGGAATCAGATTGCTGAAGTTTATACTCAGGGTATGAGCTTGCTTCCTCAGTTTATTTCCAAGTAAAGGCAAAAAGACTTTGAAACAGTAGTCTTGGTAGAACACGTCTGTCTGCTGCAGGTACTGGTGTGCTTTAGaattccagcagtgctgctgtgctgtacCACCTCCTCTGGTCCAGACAGTTTCATGCCTGCCTCCAGTGGCAGAAGCAGCCCCCAGTCTCACAGGCAGCATCCTACAGACCAAGTCCCAGGCAGTCCCTGCTCTACACAGCTTGAAGGTGGAAATTTTGAACCTCAGTTTGAGGTCATCTTTGtagtaaaataaattcaagatCTACTAAAGGAACAAGAGAAATTTTTGAAGCTAAAAGTTTGCCTCTCCTGGTTCTGGctccactttttattttttgcctctCATAGCCAGCCCAGGGCTGTTAGACTGTGAGCGCCTGACGCTGCAGATGAGTGGAGGAAGATGCTGCAAGCTTAGAACAACAAGCCTCAGTGTAGGAGCAGTCATGCTCCATTAGCCCTGTCTGGTTTTAAGTTATTGCACTACAGCTTTCAGACAAGCATACAATTTTCCACGTACCAAACTCTCTCCATCAGCAAGATGAGGCACAAAGTGCCAAAGTCTGAGGTAGAACAAAAAGTTCATAGTGCTATTTGCATCAGATTTGCCCTTGCTGGTCTCAGTTGAGTTTTCAACCCTTTAAGGATGCTTTCAACTTACCTTGACTTACACTGTGACATTCTCAGCCTAGCAGCCAGAGAAGGAAGGCTGGATCCTGCTCCCCAATCCTCTTTACACTAACCTAATTTAGAGGTAGACCTCATACACAGCCCACACACTGCTATTGCCAAAAGAGTCTTGCATTTCAGCTCCTTTACTCTTGCTGCCATCAGTTTGCTTCACATCAAGGTGAAGTTCCTTGCaggcatttgaaaaaaaatcatctatGACTAGACCACTAAAGAGAACAGATCTAGGATCAAAAGCCCTGCACAGATATGAGTTGTCAGCATTTATGACTCACATGCTCAGGTTCAGGTGATCCACTCAAAACCAAACAGGCCTGTTCCCCAGTTGGCCCAAGCAGACTTATCAAGGTCCTTAGCACTTGGGGAAGAGCCTTGCTGAAGTGATCATTAGAACAAGCAGGGCACCTAGATTCTTCCTCTCCCTGGGAATTTGGATGGGTAAATAGAAGCCTTTGACCTGACTGGGTTAAGCCTCTTCATAAGGTGACCCATAAAGACATCACATGCAGGTTAGTTTGCTTCAGGTCTAACCACTGTCATTCCTCTGCACTCCATCTGtaagagaggaggagaggccGTAGACTCCCCACTAATTCAAGCACTGAAGCACAGCTATAAACCACACAACATGCATTATCCAGAATCCTGACTAAAAGAAGGAATGCATCCCCTTTTCTTCCACATAGCTTTAGCTTCTGCTGGAGGCCTGAGCCATGGCCCAAAGTTCAGTCGATTTCATGCTCTGGcgcactgctgctgccttgtaGTTCCCTTTTCAGACATAAATATGCAAACATACAGCACCTCATCTGAATGCACACTTAGAGCAAGTGCCTCTGTGCAGGTTGTGTAACATCTGCAAAGGACGAACCCTGCATCTGGATCTGCCAGTAAGAGTCACCCAATGTACAGAGCAGATGCAAGTCATCTGCCAACATTCAGCATCTGTGTCAGATCTCATCAACAAGTCTCCTGGAAGTGCAGGAAGCCATGGAGCTTGGAGGCTAAGGTGCCTAACTTGTGCTTTGATTAACTACAGGCTAGGAAATGAAAGGGGTTTTGAGACTAAAAGACTAAGGCTCGATCTAGTTGAAGACCACTTCTTCACCCCAGCCATTGATCTAGAGATTAATAGCTAACTACATTGCTCAGAACTTTCAGAATGAATGCAACTCGTGCCCCCAAATACCGATATCTCCAGTGACATTTCAAGGCTCATTTAGGCTGTGGCTGGCCTCACTGTATCCTACAGAAGACTGTTAACCCTTTCAAATGGGCACATCAGTCAGGAAAACCAGGAACTAGATCAAATAGGTGTGGATGCCATATAAACAGCAtcctcctgctctcagcagctcaACTCTATGCTGTGTTACAAAGATCTCAATAGCCCTCTCAGCCCAGTGAGTGGCATGAATCCTTCTTTAACCCATCTCCCACTGAGCCCCGGGAATGCTGAATGAGTGAGGGCTCGGTCACTTCAAAACAACTGAATCCTCTGCCAACCCACACTGATAGCAAGTGATATTTTACACAACCATCTCCTGCCAAGCAAACATTCCAGTCTGTTGACTAGGTCTCACTACGGCAAAGACGTGCTATTAGGTCAGGCTATGGAAAGGTACGTTAGACCAAGCTTACAGTCTAGCCCAGGTAATTCCACATGGGATTAATGCCTCAACTGCCAGAAAAGCACTTACCTGATACGACAGCCCATCCTTGCGGGGGCTTAATCCGATCTCATCCATGGCTGGGGTGTTCATCATCACTTCAGTCATTTCAGCGGATTTCAGATAATCAGCGCTAGAGACAAAAGACAGCATTCCAGTGATCTGAGGGGCTCCGGGAGGACGGAGCACAAGTCAAGCAGCGAAGCGAGCAGCAGAGCCTGTAGGCAAGTCTTTTTCTGgtcccttccttcctgcccccCCTTGGAAGGCAGCGGAAAAAGCTCAGTACCTCGTAAGCCAGAGCTACATCCAATGCCCTCGGAGCACCTCCCCGGCTCTCCCCCCAAGAGCCCAGCTCAAGCACACCCGGGGACGCTCCGGCAGCAGCGCTTCGCTTTTAACTCcgcttcctccagctctgccccgCGGCGGAGGCTGAACTTGAAAAACCACAGTAAATAAAGTGCAAGCGcgggggttttggtttttctttttctttttttttttttttaatttttcaagccAGTGTGCTTTAGACCCCGCTGACTTATTGTACAACCTCGGGGACTTCCACGCCGGCGGAGCGCGCGGGGCCAGTTCCAGCCCGGCTTTTACAGCCTTGATAGCATTTCCAGCGCGGGGAAGCGAAGCGAGCTCCCGCACCTCGCAGTTCCTCCGCTGCGGCTCGTCCCGCTATCGCCCGGCTCGCACCGCCCGCCCTGGGAACCGCTCCCCAGGGCCCCTCGCCGTCCCGCTGCCCGGCCGCCTCCCGGGGCAGGGGGCGGCTGAAGGGGCTCGGCCTCAAgcgccccccggccccggcagcaCCCCATCGGCAGAGCCGCCATCCCCCGCCCGCCCCCCAGGGGAAGCGCCCACTCACCAGGGCAGGGGGCACAGCACAGACATGAAGTCCCGGCAGAGGCTGCCCCGGGCGGGGAGAGGCGGGAGGGGCACCCAGGCGCTGCGGGACACGGCGGGACGATGCGCGGCGCTGCTCGGGACCGACCAAACTCCCTCacgccgcggccgccgcctccGCTCTGAGCccagcgcccgccgccgcgctgCCTTAAATGGCCCCGGGGGCGTGgccggccccagccccgcccaCCCGCCTGACGTCAACTTTTTCATGAATGGCCTCGgcgcgcgccgccgccgggggGAGGTGTGGGggtccgtgtccgtgtccgtgtccgtgtccgtgtccgtgtccgtgtccgtgtccgtgtccgtgtccgtgtccgtgtgtGTGTCCCCATGGCCCTATCGCCCCAAGTCCCTGTGGCCCCGGGAACAGGTGGCGGTGGCGACCTCGGCCCAGCCCAGGTGCTCCCGGTGCAGACACGCGTGTTCCCGCTGTTTCAGCCCGGGCCGAGGTGGGATGCGGCCCCCCGCCTCCGCTGCCGGCCGCAGGGGGACGTACCGGCGGTACCCGGAGCATCTCTGGGGCTGGGTCTCACGAAGCCCACCCCCTTCATGGTGGTGATGGCGTGGGGGGGGGGGCCGGGGGCACGGCCAGGGACGGCACGTACCGGAGAAGTGGCAGcggctgctcagccctgctcctgccagcacctTTCGTGCCCCGCACCTCTTGCTGGAGTAAAAGCTGAGTGAGCAGCTTCACGGGTCCGAGCTATATTTAGCAAACCAATGTGAATCAATGACGGGAAGGcgcaggaagagagagagaagcaagTCCATTCGCTGCCCGAGCAGCGTGAGCACTGTGGGCAGCTGTAGGTGAAGCACATTTCCCGCGTTCCCCTCCCAACATGAAACTTCTGGAAGGCAAAGTACATCTTCGGGCGAAAGGCCTGGGCACCCGAAACTCAACGTGAGTCCCGCCATTGTGCATCGATCTGCCCGTGTTCGTGCAGCCTAAGAAAAGGGCTGTGCCCCGAGGCACAtgcctgcagggcagggctcgGCCACAGGATGAGCCGGGCTCTCCAAGGCTGCTGAAAGGTGCTCAGGGCTTTTGGGGACcgttccctgctctgcctgctttCCCAGGGAGCGGTATGTTGCCGTACGCTGACAGGTGAAGTTTGGTGCCGGGAGTGTTTGGATTCCACCTGTCGTtccatgctgctgctcagaCTTGGCCAACACAGTGGATAACCAAGCACACAGTTACAAACGCTTCTCGTGTTTCCCTCAAACgcaggacacagctgctgcCGTGCTTCACACACATATGTATGCACGGCCAAATACACACTCTTTGTCCCATTTTTTAAGTGCTAAAAAAGCACAAGTTCAGTGCATCTGAAGGGAAGCTTTGCCCTCAGCTATCCTGCAGACTGtgtataaataaatgtgtaCGTCCATACGTGCATGCGTTTCCTCAGACCGGATAATTTAATCTTCTTAGATTCATATTATATAATGTGAGCGTATGTGGGTGTTTCACATCAGGCTTCAGCAAGCTGCTACTTTGTGCCAGATTAAAATGAATCACAAGGAGTCAATCGAGCCCCTGCAAGTTTGTGGAAATTCAAGTGGGTGTGAGTGAGCTCCCTGCAAAGGGCCACCAGTCACCTTCCACAAGGTTAAcgggagggaggcagcagaggagactTGGTGCACAAGTCCCTTTGCCTTCCTTGAGCCTCCTGGTAACAAGGTTTGGAGCCAGGGAGAGGAGTAAGAAGACAACCAAGTCTCCAAAGTGCTGAGGAAACAGCTTCCCTGTGTTTTGCTGGCCTGTCCACTCAGaccccctctccctgctgcatcccGTGGGACATATACATTCACATTGACTATCTTTGCTGATTTCTGCACTAATAGAACACAAAGACTTGACTTATAAATCACTTTTTTGAAGCTGAACAGTCCAAGTCAGTGGCTGGTGGTACATACGGGGGCTGGGAGATCACtctgggagaaggagagagacagGGTGCTGCTTCAGTAAAGTCTCTTAAAATTAACTTTGCAGCCTGCCCCAAATGCTTTCATCTCCCACCATGTCCAGCTAAAACGTGGGACATGAGATGGGACCATAGCTCAATTCCCTGGGACGTTTCATCCAAAGCAACCCTGCCTGTGTCCCTCAAACATACACACACCTGCTATGGATTTCCTGGTGTTGTCTGTACGAAGTAAAGGCCAATGAAAACCCCAAGTTCCTCTTGCAACAGGTACTCCTAAATGTCTCTGTAAATGCCCTCCTCCAATCAGCAGGTCTTGAGGGTCAAGGTTTTGCCCTCCTTGGGAAGCTCATTCCTTTAAGTATATAATTTTTGATACATCAGTGTCCCTGAAGGAGGTCAAGGGCCAGGACAGGGGCTCACCCTCCAtggctcctgcagccaccactgACAAAAAGCAGCTCAGATCAGCCCTTTGCCTGTGTCCTCTGGACATTGCCTTGCCATCTTGGCTGGCACGGGAAGATAGTTTTGAGTTTCCACCTGGATAAGCGCCTTTCAGGGGGCGTGGGAGGGATGATACAGAACAAAATCCCTGGGTGTCTGTGCACTGAGTATGCAGATTACTTCCCAACGACTGGGTGAGAACATGGGCCCGGGCCCTAGCCAATTCCCATCTGGAGGCCTGGGGATCGGTGCTTTTATTGCTCGCTTTGGCACCAAGCCACGGCGAGATTTATTCGTGTGATTAACCCTAAGCGCGTTAATAGTCCTTTTGAAAGCAAAGGCACACCTCCCGTGATTCCCATCAGCCGCGCTTGGCTGCTTCCCTGCATCGAGGCGGCTCCACAGCCCATCCCCACCACGGTGAGGTTCTGTGGGTGACCTGTGTACCAGGAACACCACACCTTTGGCCCTACCCTTGGGGGAAGCCTTGCTGAAGGTATCCAGGTATCCCAGGGATGGGAGATGTGTTACAAGCCTGGGGAGGCATTCTCCATGCAGGGGAGATGTCCTGTAACAGCTGTGCCTCCTTCTGCTTTGCTGGCCCCAGCCAGATGTGAAAAGCCGGGGCTGCAGAGGTCAGCAGGAGGGGCTGTTgtacctgcagctcccaccttGCTGAGAACAAGCTTTCCCCTTTATAACAATGTCTAGGCTGAAACCGAGGGAGCCAGATTAACCCttgagctgctgagctgccaccTTG from Corvus cornix cornix isolate S_Up_H32 chromosome 3, ASM73873v5, whole genome shotgun sequence encodes:
- the LBH gene encoding protein LBH, with translation MSVLCPLPCADYLKSAEMTEVMMNTPAMDEIGLSPRKDGLSYQIFPDPSDFDRYCKLKDRLPSIVVEPTEGDVESGELRWPPEEFLVQEEDEEEEEENCEDAKKDNKEQ